One Methanotorris formicicus Mc-S-70 genomic window carries:
- a CDS encoding transposase has translation MSVEVYKLFIPKDEECIAIIREIRWSDRYICPYCGSKDVVLKGK, from the coding sequence ATGAGCGTCGAAGTATATAAGTTATTCATACCAAAGGATGAGGAGTGTATTGCAATTATAAGGGAGATTAGATGGAGTGATAGGTATATTTGCCCATATTGTGGTTCGAAAGATGTTGTTTTAAAAGGCAAA